From Burkholderia pseudomultivorans, the proteins below share one genomic window:
- a CDS encoding LysR substrate-binding domain-containing protein codes for MFSKIPLTALRVFESSARLGTFKAAADELAVTPAAVSHQIKSLEGRLGVLLFERNAGGVRLTGDGERLFRACHDALLGLSRGLDAVRPDAGGARALVLTTTPAFAAMWLIPRLGRFRGVDPHLNIKVETGNALVDLERDARVDLAIRATSRTFPALHEIALIDEYFGAYAARGFDAHRSGERLDLIETVWETPLPTTIDWPSWCRAAGRDAWLERAVFRHYDDEQYALQAVLHGQGIALASSVLAAEHVERGALAPIEPSVRLDGARFVALCRPGREREPRVRRFLDWLADEIALTRAAVARIGARA; via the coding sequence GTGTTCTCGAAAATTCCCCTGACCGCGTTGCGTGTATTCGAATCGTCCGCGCGGCTCGGTACGTTCAAGGCCGCCGCAGACGAACTGGCCGTCACGCCGGCTGCGGTATCGCATCAGATCAAGTCGCTCGAAGGCCGGCTCGGCGTGCTGCTGTTCGAGCGCAACGCAGGCGGCGTGCGGCTTACGGGCGACGGCGAGCGGCTGTTCCGCGCGTGTCACGACGCACTGCTCGGATTGAGCCGCGGGCTCGACGCGGTGCGGCCGGATGCGGGCGGCGCGCGTGCGCTCGTGCTGACCACCACGCCCGCGTTCGCCGCGATGTGGCTGATTCCGCGTCTCGGCCGGTTTCGCGGCGTCGATCCGCACCTGAACATCAAGGTCGAAACCGGCAATGCGCTCGTCGATCTGGAGCGCGACGCGCGCGTCGACCTGGCGATCCGCGCGACGTCGCGCACGTTTCCGGCGCTGCACGAGATCGCGCTGATCGACGAATATTTCGGTGCGTATGCGGCGCGCGGCTTCGACGCGCACCGCAGCGGCGAACGGCTCGACCTGATCGAGACCGTGTGGGAGACGCCGCTGCCGACGACGATCGACTGGCCTTCGTGGTGCCGCGCGGCCGGTCGCGACGCGTGGCTCGAACGCGCGGTGTTCCGGCATTACGACGACGAGCAGTACGCGCTGCAGGCCGTGCTGCACGGGCAGGGCATCGCGCTCGCGAGTTCGGTGCTGGCCGCCGAGCACGTCGAGCGCGGCGCGCTGGCGCCGATCGAGCCGTCGGTGCGGCTGGACGGCGCGCGCTTCGTCGCGCTGTGCCGGCCGGGGCGCGAGCGCGAGCCGCGGGTGCGGCGGTTTCTCGACTGGCTGGCAGATGAAATCGCGCTGACGCGCGCGGCGGTCGCGCGGATCGGCGCACGTGCGTGA
- a CDS encoding choline ABC transporter substrate-binding protein yields MKRLLIAAACGVGIAAAPVSAVHAADPPVCRNVRFADVGWSDIAATTGLASTMLQGLGYNPTKTIASVPITFAGIKSKQIDVFLGYWSPTMDPIIQPFTKAGTIKVLATPNLTGAKYTLAVPDYVYQGGLKSFADIQKYADKLNGKIYGIEPGNDGNALIKKMIDGNQFGLGKFKLVESSEAGMLVEVNRAIRDKQWIVFLGWEPHPMNVQMKIDYLSGGDDVFGPNYGEAKVLTATPPDYAQRCPNVAKFVSNLQFTTAIENHVMVPIMNKEDPNKAAAAWLKANPQMLDKWLAGVTTIDGKPGLPAVKAYLGVH; encoded by the coding sequence ATGAAGCGCCTATTGATCGCAGCGGCATGTGGCGTCGGGATCGCCGCCGCACCGGTGTCGGCCGTTCATGCGGCCGATCCGCCGGTGTGCAGGAACGTCCGGTTCGCGGACGTCGGCTGGTCCGACATCGCCGCGACGACGGGCCTTGCGTCGACGATGCTGCAAGGGCTCGGCTACAACCCGACGAAGACGATCGCGTCGGTGCCGATCACGTTCGCGGGGATCAAGAGCAAGCAGATCGACGTGTTCCTCGGCTACTGGTCGCCGACGATGGACCCGATCATCCAGCCGTTCACGAAGGCCGGCACGATCAAGGTGCTCGCGACGCCGAACCTGACCGGCGCGAAGTACACGCTCGCGGTGCCCGACTACGTGTACCAGGGCGGCCTGAAGTCGTTCGCCGACATCCAGAAGTACGCCGACAAGCTGAACGGCAAGATCTACGGGATCGAGCCGGGCAACGACGGCAACGCGCTGATCAAGAAGATGATCGACGGCAACCAGTTCGGGCTCGGCAAGTTCAAGCTCGTCGAGTCGAGCGAGGCCGGGATGCTGGTCGAGGTGAATCGCGCGATCCGCGACAAGCAGTGGATCGTGTTCCTCGGCTGGGAGCCGCATCCGATGAACGTGCAGATGAAGATCGACTACCTAAGCGGCGGCGACGACGTATTCGGCCCGAACTACGGCGAGGCGAAGGTGCTGACGGCGACGCCGCCCGACTATGCGCAGCGCTGCCCGAACGTCGCGAAGTTCGTGTCGAACCTGCAGTTCACGACCGCGATCGAGAACCACGTGATGGTGCCGATCATGAACAAGGAAGACCCGAACAAGGCGGCGGCCGCGTGGCTGAAGGCGAACCCGCAGATGCTCGACAAGTGGCTGGCCGGCGTGACGACGATCGACGGCAAGCCGGGGCTGCCCGCAGTGAAGGCGTATCTCGGCGTGCATTGA
- a CDS encoding WD40/YVTN/BNR-like repeat-containing protein — translation MNDRLLVATRKGLFVLRADGAGGWSLDAPHFVGEPVSMALADPRDGTLYAALNLGHFGVKLHRLRSGAADWEACAVPVYPPQPADETAADARSATDEDDAPPSAPGPAWSLQQIWSLEAGGADEPGVLWAGTIPGGLFRSDDCGDTWTLNRALWDRPERREWFGGGYDAPGIHSVMVDPRDSRHVTVGISCGGVWQTGDGGATWRVSADGMEADYMPPERRGEANVQDPHRVVQCAAAPDVLWTQHHCAIFRSTDGAAHWQRIEARPSSFGFAVAVHPREPDTAWFVPAVKDACRIPVNGEFVVTRTRDGGRSFEPFSNGLPPAPAYDLVYRHGLAVDDSGTRLAMGSTTGGLWTSADGGENWQQVSAHLPPIYCVRFG, via the coding sequence ATGAACGATCGATTGCTTGTCGCCACCCGCAAGGGGCTGTTCGTGCTGCGGGCCGACGGCGCCGGCGGCTGGTCGCTCGACGCGCCGCATTTCGTCGGCGAGCCGGTCAGCATGGCGCTCGCCGATCCGCGCGACGGCACGCTCTATGCCGCGCTCAATCTCGGTCATTTCGGCGTGAAGCTGCATCGTCTGCGAAGCGGCGCCGCCGATTGGGAAGCGTGCGCGGTTCCGGTCTATCCGCCGCAGCCCGCCGACGAAACCGCTGCGGATGCCCGCTCCGCCACCGACGAAGACGACGCGCCGCCGTCCGCGCCCGGCCCCGCATGGTCGCTTCAGCAGATCTGGTCGCTCGAAGCCGGCGGCGCGGACGAACCGGGCGTGCTGTGGGCCGGCACGATTCCCGGCGGCCTGTTCCGCTCCGACGACTGCGGCGACACCTGGACGCTCAACCGCGCGCTGTGGGATCGCCCGGAACGGCGCGAATGGTTCGGCGGCGGCTACGATGCGCCGGGCATTCACTCGGTGATGGTCGATCCGCGCGACAGCCGGCACGTGACGGTCGGCATCTCGTGCGGCGGCGTCTGGCAAACCGGCGACGGCGGCGCGACCTGGCGCGTGAGCGCCGACGGCATGGAGGCCGACTACATGCCGCCCGAGCGGCGCGGCGAGGCGAACGTGCAGGATCCGCACCGCGTCGTCCAGTGCGCGGCCGCGCCGGACGTGCTGTGGACGCAGCATCATTGCGCGATCTTCCGCTCGACCGACGGCGCGGCGCACTGGCAGCGGATCGAGGCCCGGCCGTCGAGCTTCGGCTTCGCGGTCGCCGTGCATCCGCGCGAGCCGGACACCGCGTGGTTCGTGCCTGCCGTGAAGGACGCCTGCCGGATTCCGGTGAACGGCGAGTTCGTCGTCACGCGCACGCGCGACGGCGGCCGCAGCTTCGAGCCATTCTCGAACGGCTTGCCGCCCGCGCCCGCCTACGATCTCGTGTACCGGCACGGGCTCGCGGTCGACGACTCGGGCACGCGCCTCGCGATGGGATCGACGACCGGCGGGTTATGGACGTCCGCAGACGGCGGAGAAAACTGGCAGCAGGTGTCCGCGCACCTGCCGCCGATCTATTGCGTCCGGTTCGGGTGA
- a CDS encoding NADPH-dependent FMN reductase, whose translation MTAFDQHRRPFVVGIGGTTRAASSTERALSFALRGAQAAGARTRLFDGPFLHTLPHYAPEHKTLTDAQRELIDAVREADAIIIATPGYHGGVSGLVKNALDTLEELRADERPYLDGRAVGLIVTAYGWQAAGTVLTSLRSIVHALRGWPTPFGATVNTLETRFDSADSCSDPKVVAQLETVGAQAAEFALAFASHRAASHAASVDALAPVLKIANNK comes from the coding sequence TTGACTGCATTCGATCAACACCGCCGCCCGTTCGTCGTCGGCATCGGCGGCACCACCCGCGCAGCGTCGTCGACCGAGCGCGCGCTGTCGTTCGCACTGCGCGGCGCGCAGGCAGCCGGCGCACGCACGCGCCTGTTCGACGGCCCGTTCCTGCACACGCTGCCGCACTACGCCCCCGAGCACAAGACGCTGACCGACGCGCAGCGCGAGCTGATCGACGCGGTGCGCGAGGCCGACGCGATCATCATCGCGACGCCCGGCTATCACGGCGGCGTCTCGGGCCTCGTGAAGAACGCGCTCGACACGCTCGAGGAACTGCGCGCCGACGAACGCCCCTACCTCGACGGCCGCGCGGTCGGCCTGATCGTCACCGCCTACGGCTGGCAGGCGGCCGGCACCGTGCTGACCTCGCTGCGCTCGATCGTGCACGCGCTGCGCGGCTGGCCGACGCCGTTCGGCGCCACCGTCAATACGCTCGAAACGCGTTTCGACAGCGCCGACAGCTGCTCGGACCCGAAGGTGGTCGCGCAGCTGGAGACGGTCGGCGCGCAGGCCGCCGAATTCGCGCTCGCCTTCGCGTCGCATCGCGCCGCGTCGCACGCGGCGTCGGTCGATGCGCTCGCGCCCGTGCTGAAGATCGCCAACAACAAGTAA
- a CDS encoding DUF2339 domain-containing protein, whose protein sequence is MNWAFAVIGFVVGGIAALIGDFSAANGSLLGAVAGFWVGHMLRRRKRGDNDGNNTSRDPFALPAQPQQPVVPLADRVARLEATVESLNREVASLRAQLAGAKAGTTAAGAVAAASTTASVTAAPPAPAPAASATPAAPPPRPPAQPAAARPAAQASPSAPAPTPAPLATSMPAATPRTNDVPAAAPTPATPPRPAAPVPREPGFAERAFRAARDWLLGGNTVVRVGIIVLFFGVASLLKYAADNNLLPIEFRLAGTALGAAALLALGWRMRARRAAYGLVLQGGGVGILYLTIFAATKLYALLPVGAAFPLMVAVCALSAFLAVKQNALPLAFMGSAGGFLAPVLLSTGHGSHVALFSYYALLNAGIFAIAWFKAWRPLNLLGFVFTFTIGSAWGVTAYRPALFASTEPFLLLFFLMYVGIALLYAVRRELALRHYVDGTLVFGTPIVATALQAALVKDMPFGLAWSAVALSAFYVAVAAWLARRRARLALLFEAMLALAVIFATLAVPLAFSGPTTSAAWAIEGAALVWIAVREKRLAPFCFGLLMQVAAAGAFFTSLLGPGDANALPVLNSAYIAMLLIALAGLFTGWWLHGRDEARAWRAWTPEIGAAAAAWGLLWWISGGLHEILLYASRHVDLHADRFVVDTIALFAAGTAWLAHVARRRLAWPLAEWPALALTPVLALLAMRAYEALEAPLSGMGAFAWPIAVIACYALLWRQSRDGAIDNAAKEAAAPGHVAGLLANLIAPLHTLMFWTLCGLLSLEGFWRLRTFVPEGAWSWSAWAYGFGVLLLLVSVPGSRLRWPVAAFPRAYQVWGAAPLAVLLWAWSIASVTSDGDAAPLFWLPLLNPLDVAQGLVFVAIAAWLRRLKSLGIEWHARVVDFAAIATAFLWFNALLLRTLHHRFHLPYDVDTVLASFGLQQVFMVGWSLFAFAGMWLTRRDGIARACALASLPLVVVMWVWTFYANFTQDGGSWARVPLFNPLDLVLVVVYALAVSWFVRVRRFGWSFENYRVELLSAAGATAFLWLNAILLRTLHHWTGVPYEFGAMAASTLVQASVSVYWTLCALATMIWATRRGLRPLWFVGAALLALTVVKLFLFDLSHVTGIERIVSFIGIGVLLLLIGYFSPLPPKAAAHREDTP, encoded by the coding sequence ATGAACTGGGCCTTTGCCGTAATCGGCTTCGTCGTGGGCGGCATCGCCGCATTGATCGGGGATTTCTCGGCCGCCAACGGCTCGCTGCTCGGCGCGGTGGCCGGCTTCTGGGTCGGCCATATGCTGCGGCGGCGCAAGCGCGGCGACAACGACGGCAACAACACCTCACGCGATCCGTTCGCGCTGCCCGCGCAGCCGCAACAGCCGGTCGTGCCCCTCGCCGATCGCGTCGCGCGCCTCGAGGCGACGGTCGAATCGCTGAACCGCGAAGTCGCCTCGCTGCGTGCTCAGCTGGCCGGCGCGAAGGCCGGGACGACGGCTGCCGGCGCGGTTGCGGCCGCTTCGACCACGGCCAGCGTCACGGCCGCGCCGCCGGCGCCTGCACCTGCCGCATCTGCCACACCTGCCGCACCACCGCCGCGCCCGCCTGCGCAACCGGCGGCCGCGCGCCCGGCCGCGCAGGCATCCCCCTCTGCACCCGCACCGACGCCCGCTCCGCTCGCGACGTCGATGCCAGCTGCAACGCCACGCACGAACGACGTCCCCGCCGCCGCACCGACGCCCGCCACGCCGCCTCGCCCCGCCGCGCCCGTGCCGCGCGAACCCGGTTTCGCCGAACGCGCGTTCCGCGCGGCGCGCGACTGGCTGCTCGGCGGCAACACGGTCGTGCGCGTCGGGATCATCGTGCTGTTCTTCGGCGTCGCGTCCCTGCTCAAGTACGCGGCCGACAACAACCTGCTGCCGATCGAATTCCGCCTCGCGGGCACGGCGCTCGGCGCGGCCGCGCTGCTCGCGCTCGGCTGGCGCATGCGTGCGCGCCGCGCAGCATACGGCCTGGTGCTGCAAGGCGGCGGGGTCGGCATCCTGTACCTGACCATCTTCGCCGCGACCAAGCTCTATGCGCTGCTGCCCGTCGGCGCGGCGTTCCCGCTGATGGTCGCGGTCTGCGCGCTGAGCGCGTTCCTCGCGGTGAAGCAGAATGCGCTGCCGCTCGCCTTCATGGGCAGCGCCGGCGGCTTTCTCGCGCCGGTGCTGCTGTCGACCGGCCACGGCAGTCACGTCGCGCTGTTCAGTTACTACGCATTGCTGAACGCCGGCATCTTCGCGATCGCATGGTTCAAGGCATGGCGGCCGCTGAACCTGCTCGGTTTCGTGTTCACGTTCACGATCGGCTCCGCATGGGGCGTGACCGCGTACCGCCCCGCGCTGTTCGCCAGCACCGAACCGTTTCTGCTGCTGTTCTTCCTGATGTACGTGGGCATCGCGCTGCTCTACGCGGTGCGGCGCGAACTGGCGCTCCGGCACTACGTGGACGGCACGCTCGTGTTCGGCACGCCGATCGTCGCGACCGCGCTGCAGGCCGCGCTGGTGAAGGACATGCCGTTCGGGCTCGCGTGGAGCGCCGTCGCGCTGTCGGCGTTCTACGTCGCAGTCGCCGCGTGGCTCGCGCGGCGGCGCGCGCGCCTCGCGCTGCTGTTCGAAGCGATGCTCGCGCTCGCGGTGATCTTCGCGACGCTCGCGGTGCCGCTCGCCTTCTCCGGCCCGACGACCAGCGCAGCCTGGGCGATCGAGGGCGCGGCGCTGGTCTGGATCGCGGTGCGCGAGAAGCGTCTCGCGCCGTTCTGCTTCGGTCTGCTGATGCAGGTCGCGGCCGCCGGCGCGTTCTTCACGAGCCTGCTCGGACCGGGCGACGCGAACGCGCTGCCGGTGCTCAACAGCGCCTATATCGCGATGCTGCTGATCGCGCTCGCCGGCCTGTTTACGGGCTGGTGGCTGCACGGGCGCGACGAGGCGCGCGCGTGGCGCGCATGGACGCCGGAGATCGGCGCCGCGGCCGCCGCGTGGGGCTTGCTGTGGTGGATCAGCGGCGGCCTTCATGAAATCCTGTTGTACGCGAGCCGGCACGTCGATCTGCATGCCGACCGCTTCGTCGTCGACACGATCGCGCTGTTCGCGGCCGGCACCGCGTGGCTCGCACACGTCGCGCGCCGCCGGCTGGCATGGCCGCTCGCCGAATGGCCCGCGCTGGCCCTGACGCCGGTGCTCGCGCTGCTCGCGATGCGTGCATACGAAGCGCTCGAAGCGCCGCTGTCGGGCATGGGCGCGTTCGCCTGGCCGATTGCCGTGATCGCGTGTTATGCGCTGCTGTGGCGTCAGTCGCGCGACGGCGCCATCGACAACGCCGCGAAAGAGGCGGCGGCTCCCGGCCACGTCGCCGGCTTGCTGGCCAACCTGATCGCGCCGCTGCATACACTGATGTTCTGGACGCTGTGCGGACTGCTGTCGCTCGAAGGGTTCTGGCGCCTGCGCACGTTCGTGCCCGAAGGCGCATGGAGCTGGAGCGCCTGGGCGTACGGCTTCGGCGTGCTGCTCCTGCTGGTGTCCGTCCCCGGCTCGCGGCTGCGCTGGCCTGTCGCGGCGTTTCCGCGCGCGTACCAGGTGTGGGGCGCGGCGCCGCTCGCCGTGCTGCTGTGGGCGTGGAGCATCGCCAGCGTGACGAGCGACGGCGACGCGGCGCCGCTGTTCTGGCTGCCGCTGCTCAATCCGCTCGACGTCGCGCAGGGCCTCGTGTTCGTCGCGATCGCGGCATGGCTGCGCCGACTGAAATCGCTCGGTATCGAATGGCATGCGCGCGTCGTCGACTTCGCGGCGATCGCGACCGCATTCCTGTGGTTCAACGCGCTGCTGCTGCGCACGCTGCATCACCGTTTCCACCTGCCGTACGACGTCGATACGGTGCTCGCGTCGTTCGGCCTCCAGCAGGTGTTCATGGTCGGCTGGAGCCTGTTCGCGTTCGCCGGGATGTGGCTGACGCGCCGCGACGGCATCGCGCGCGCGTGCGCGCTCGCATCGCTGCCGCTCGTCGTCGTGATGTGGGTGTGGACCTTCTACGCGAACTTCACGCAGGACGGCGGAAGCTGGGCGCGCGTGCCGCTGTTCAATCCGCTCGACCTGGTGCTGGTGGTCGTCTATGCGCTCGCGGTGTCGTGGTTCGTGCGCGTGCGCCGCTTCGGCTGGTCGTTCGAGAACTATCGCGTCGAACTGCTGAGCGCCGCCGGCGCCACCGCGTTCCTGTGGCTGAACGCCATCCTGCTGCGCACGCTGCATCACTGGACCGGCGTGCCGTACGAATTCGGCGCGATGGCGGCGTCGACGCTCGTGCAGGCCTCGGTGTCCGTGTACTGGACGCTCTGCGCGCTCGCGACGATGATCTGGGCGACGCGCCGCGGGCTGCGTCCGCTGTGGTTCGTCGGCGCCGCGCTGCTCGCGCTGACCGTCGTCAAGCTGTTCCTGTTCGACCTGTCGCACGTGACGGGCATCGAACGCATCGTGTCGTTCATCGGCATCGGCGTGCTGCTGCTGTTGATCGGTTATTTCTCGCCGCTGCCGCCGAAGGCCGCGGCCCATCGCGAAGACACCCCATGA
- a CDS encoding DUF3999 domain-containing protein translates to MKSLTALLGLSLLASFAAAADGAPPADRVAQRFALDLDGNAAYYQLTVPQPVYAASRRADLGDVRVFNGAGEPVPYSLDAPAAATPAAPPARVPVHWFPLPAARADDGHAPLGVSVGPDGSLRAAVAAPSRAKHGADLVDLSHADGQPDALLVHVSDDSYQGCVAVEASDDLRSWRLLGDTQLLKVGRGDAMLVQERIALDGAAPRYLRLNWLDGAPAIASIEVETHPRDARATDAAAVPRQWRDAVHVRAGDAAGEYRFETDGAYPVDRLRIELPQPNTVARATLQSRPDAQTPWRDVADVALFRLQGKAGEQRNPPLAFAANTDRAWRLVVDMRNGGLGGGQPAISIGWHPAALTFVARGAPPFTLGVGNASLVSSAVGRDALLVGMAPEVRPARVGAALPVAAPPPAPVDVDTDAKRRYVLWGALVAAVGVLGTIAWRLTRGSGTTRSGGE, encoded by the coding sequence ATGAAGTCGCTTACCGCCCTGCTCGGACTGAGCCTGCTGGCGTCGTTCGCGGCGGCGGCCGACGGTGCGCCGCCCGCCGATCGCGTCGCGCAGCGTTTTGCGCTCGACCTCGACGGCAACGCCGCGTACTACCAGCTGACCGTGCCGCAGCCCGTCTATGCGGCAAGCCGGCGCGCCGATCTCGGCGACGTGCGCGTGTTCAACGGCGCGGGCGAGCCGGTGCCGTATTCGCTCGACGCGCCGGCCGCCGCGACGCCCGCAGCGCCGCCGGCACGTGTGCCGGTGCACTGGTTTCCGCTGCCGGCCGCCCGCGCCGACGACGGCCACGCGCCGCTCGGCGTGTCGGTCGGGCCCGACGGATCGTTGCGGGCGGCCGTCGCCGCGCCTTCGCGCGCGAAGCACGGCGCGGATCTCGTCGACCTGTCGCATGCGGACGGCCAGCCCGACGCGCTGCTCGTGCACGTGAGCGACGACAGCTACCAGGGCTGCGTCGCCGTCGAAGCCAGCGACGATCTGCGAAGCTGGCGCCTGCTCGGCGATACGCAATTGCTGAAGGTCGGTCGCGGCGACGCGATGCTGGTGCAGGAGCGCATCGCGCTCGACGGCGCCGCGCCGCGCTATCTGCGGCTGAACTGGCTCGACGGCGCCCCTGCGATCGCGTCGATCGAGGTGGAAACGCATCCGCGCGACGCGCGCGCGACCGACGCCGCGGCCGTGCCGCGCCAATGGCGCGATGCCGTCCACGTGCGGGCCGGCGATGCGGCGGGCGAATACCGGTTCGAGACCGACGGCGCGTATCCGGTCGACCGGCTGCGCATCGAGCTGCCGCAGCCGAACACCGTCGCGCGCGCGACATTGCAGAGCCGGCCGGACGCGCAGACGCCGTGGCGCGACGTCGCGGACGTCGCACTGTTCCGGCTGCAGGGCAAGGCCGGCGAGCAGCGCAATCCGCCGCTCGCGTTCGCCGCGAATACGGACCGCGCGTGGCGGCTCGTCGTCGACATGCGCAACGGCGGGCTCGGCGGCGGCCAGCCCGCGATCTCGATCGGCTGGCATCCGGCCGCGCTGACCTTCGTCGCGCGCGGCGCGCCGCCGTTCACGCTCGGCGTCGGCAATGCGTCGCTGGTATCCTCGGCCGTGGGGCGCGACGCGCTGCTGGTCGGCATGGCGCCCGAGGTCCGGCCCGCGCGCGTCGGCGCCGCGCTGCCGGTCGCGGCGCCCCCGCCGGCGCCGGTCGACGTCGATACCGACGCGAAGCGCCGCTACGTGCTGTGGGGCGCGCTGGTCGCCGCGGTCGGCGTGCTCGGCACGATCGCGTGGCGACTCACGCGCGGCAGCGGCACCACGCGCAGCGGCGGCGAATGA
- the choW gene encoding choline ABC transporter permease subunit, giving the protein MSEMIPLGSWVDQSVHYLLDHDAKTFDAIGQAIEGLAAFVEHGLQAIPMWLMMAIFIGIGLWRVGWRFALFTTASLLLIFATGFWDQTVITLGLTLSSTIISLVLGIPLGIWAAKSKWVAAVVRPILDLMQTMPAFVYLIPAAMLFGLGRVPGILSTVIFAMPPAVRLTSLGIRHVNREIVEAGQAFGCTPWQLLYKVQFPNALPSIMQGVNQTIMMALSMVIIASMVGAGGLGNDVLASIQRLDIGLGFESGLSVVLLAIILDRITESFGRAPGTVRAPLFSGLKQLFRVKAETAQA; this is encoded by the coding sequence ATGTCTGAAATGATTCCGCTCGGTAGCTGGGTCGACCAGTCCGTTCACTACCTGCTCGATCACGACGCGAAGACCTTCGACGCGATCGGTCAGGCGATCGAGGGCCTCGCGGCATTCGTCGAGCATGGGCTGCAGGCGATCCCGATGTGGCTGATGATGGCGATCTTCATCGGCATCGGCCTGTGGCGGGTGGGCTGGCGCTTCGCACTGTTTACGACCGCGTCGCTGCTGCTGATCTTTGCGACCGGCTTCTGGGACCAGACCGTCATCACGCTCGGCCTCACGCTGTCGTCGACGATCATCAGCCTCGTGCTCGGCATTCCGCTCGGCATCTGGGCCGCGAAGAGCAAGTGGGTGGCCGCGGTCGTGCGTCCGATCCTCGACCTGATGCAGACGATGCCGGCCTTCGTCTACCTGATTCCGGCCGCGATGCTGTTCGGCCTCGGCCGCGTGCCGGGGATCCTGTCGACGGTGATCTTCGCGATGCCGCCGGCCGTGCGCCTGACGAGCCTCGGCATCCGCCACGTGAACCGCGAGATCGTCGAGGCCGGCCAGGCGTTCGGCTGCACGCCGTGGCAGCTGCTGTACAAGGTGCAGTTCCCGAACGCGCTGCCGTCGATCATGCAAGGCGTGAACCAGACGATCATGATGGCGCTGTCGATGGTCATCATCGCGTCGATGGTCGGCGCGGGCGGCCTCGGCAACGACGTGCTCGCGAGTATCCAGCGCCTGGACATCGGCCTCGGTTTCGAAAGCGGCCTGTCGGTCGTGCTGCTCGCGATCATTCTCGACCGCATCACCGAAAGCTTCGGCCGCGCACCGGGCACCGTCCGCGCACCGCTGTTCTCGGGCCTGAAGCAGCTGTTCCGCGTGAAGGCCGAAACCGCGCAGGCCTGA
- a CDS encoding PACE efflux transporter has protein sequence MQGLPRRITQAVLYEAIAIACISPAISAVFKQDLVYSGALSATMSAIAMLWNLVFNALFERWEASRRRRTRTLGRRILHAAGFEGGLIFILVPVVSWWLEISWFDAFVVDIALFAFFFCYAFVFQWAFDRVFDVPAATRPR, from the coding sequence GTGCAAGGCCTACCGCGCAGGATCACGCAGGCGGTGCTCTACGAAGCGATCGCGATTGCCTGCATCTCGCCCGCGATCTCGGCGGTCTTCAAGCAGGACCTCGTCTATTCGGGCGCGCTGTCGGCGACCATGTCCGCGATCGCGATGCTGTGGAACCTGGTCTTCAACGCGCTGTTCGAGCGCTGGGAGGCGTCGCGCAGACGGCGCACGCGCACACTGGGCCGCCGCATCCTTCACGCCGCCGGCTTCGAGGGCGGGCTCATCTTCATCCTGGTGCCGGTCGTGTCGTGGTGGCTCGAGATCTCGTGGTTCGACGCATTCGTCGTCGATATCGCGCTGTTCGCGTTCTTCTTCTGCTACGCGTTCGTGTTCCAGTGGGCGTTCGATCGCGTGTTCGACGTGCCGGCGGCGACCCGGCCGCGCTGA
- a CDS encoding GlxA family transcriptional regulator has product MTSAAAVAPAACVSPVSSLAHFGFLTLPNFSMIAFSSAVEVLRMANYVAREDHYRWSIYSLDGAPVHASNGIAVRPTQALDYTRLPDVMIVCGGIRIRDVVDDGARDTLAALAERGLPLGGICTGAYALMSSGLLDGYRCTVHWENLSALHTEFPQVGFADELFVVDRDRLTCTGGTAPLDLMLNLVGMRFGQQLAAQVSEQFILERIRSSTDTQPIPVDARVGFSRAELIEVVRLMEANIEEPLSLEELARLVRLSQRHLQRMFKVYLNVSPTHYYLTLRLKRARDLLRTTDASIARVTTVCGFHSPCHFSKAYRAQFGHAPSYERRLPGR; this is encoded by the coding sequence GTGACGTCCGCCGCCGCTGTCGCGCCCGCTGCCTGCGTTTCACCGGTTTCGTCCCTTGCGCACTTCGGCTTCCTGACGCTGCCGAACTTCTCGATGATCGCGTTCTCGAGCGCGGTCGAAGTGCTTCGGATGGCGAACTACGTGGCCCGGGAAGACCACTACCGGTGGTCGATCTACTCGCTCGACGGTGCGCCCGTGCATGCGAGCAACGGGATCGCGGTGCGCCCGACGCAGGCGCTCGACTACACGCGCCTGCCCGACGTGATGATCGTGTGCGGCGGGATCCGCATCCGCGACGTGGTAGACGACGGCGCGCGCGATACGCTGGCGGCGCTCGCCGAGCGCGGCCTGCCGCTCGGCGGGATCTGCACCGGCGCGTATGCGCTGATGTCGAGCGGGCTGCTCGACGGCTATCGCTGCACCGTGCATTGGGAAAACCTGTCCGCGCTGCATACCGAGTTTCCGCAGGTGGGCTTCGCCGACGAATTGTTCGTCGTCGATCGCGACCGGCTGACCTGCACCGGCGGCACCGCGCCGCTCGACCTGATGCTGAACCTCGTCGGGATGCGCTTCGGCCAGCAGCTTGCCGCGCAGGTATCGGAGCAGTTCATCCTCGAACGCATCCGCAGCTCGACCGACACGCAGCCGATCCCGGTCGACGCCCGCGTCGGTTTTTCGCGCGCGGAGCTTATCGAGGTCGTGCGGCTGATGGAAGCGAACATCGAGGAGCCGCTGTCGCTCGAGGAACTTGCGCGGCTCGTGCGCCTGTCGCAGCGGCACCTGCAGCGGATGTTCAAGGTGTACCTGAACGTGTCGCCGACCCACTATTACCTGACGCTGCGGCTCAAGCGCGCGCGCGACCTGCTGCGCACGACCGACGCGTCGATCGCGCGCGTGACGACCGTCTGCGGCTTCCATTCGCCGTGTCATTTCAGCAAGGCCTATCGTGCGCAGTTCGGCCATGCGCCGAGCTACGAACGCCGGCTGCCGGGGCGCTGA